In Nothobranchius furzeri strain GRZ-AD chromosome 18, NfurGRZ-RIMD1, whole genome shotgun sequence, a single genomic region encodes these proteins:
- the dio3a gene encoding iodothyronine deiodinase 3a, whose protein sequence is MMNTIKAIKNAVVCLVLLPRFLMAAVVFWLLDFLCIRKRFFFRMKEQGGDAIDPPLCISDSNRLFSFESLKAVWHGQKLDFLKAAHLGQGAPNTEVVQLEDQRRRRILECAADKRPLILNFGSCTUPPFMSRLKAFQGVARQNADIADSVVVYIEEAHPSDGWVSTDAPYQIPRHRCLEDRLNAAQLIHLEVPGCLVVADSMENSSSAAYGAYFNRLYVVQEGQVVYQGGRGPEGYRISELRDWLDQHRKKLEAPNNLVINVD, encoded by the coding sequence ATGATGAACACCATCAAAGccattaaaaatgcagtagtctgTTTGGTCCTGCTGCCCCGCTTCCTGATGGCGGCCGTTGTGTTCTGGCTGCTGGACTTCTTGTGCATaaggaaaaggtttttttttaggaTGAAAGAGCAGGGAGGAGATGCCATTGATCCTCCTCTTTGCATATCGGACTCCAATCGCCTCTTCAGCTTTGAGTCCCTTAAAGCTGTCTGGCACGGACAGAAGCTGGACTTTCTGAAAGCAGCGCATCTTGGACAAGGTGCGCCAAACACGGAGGTGGTCCAGCTGGAGGACCAGCGGCGCAGACGCATCCTGGAGTGCGCCGCTGACAAGAGACCGCTCATCCTCAACTTTGGCAGCTGCACCTGACCGCCGTTCATGTCGcgtctgaaggctttccagggggTTGCGCGGCAGAACGCAGACATAGCAGACTCTGTGGTGGTGTACATTGAAGAAGCGCATCCCTCTGACGGCTGGGTGAGCACTGACGCGCCGTATCAGATCCCGAGGCACCGGTGTCTGGAGGACAGGCTGAACGCGGCACAGCTGATCCACCTGGAGGTACCCGGCTGCCTGGTGGTGGCGGACAGCATGGAGAACTCCTCCAGCGCCGCGTATGGAGCTTATTTTAACAGACTCTATGTAGTGCAAGAGGGACAGGTGGTCTACCAAGGTGGCAGGGGACCTGAAGGGTACCGGATCTCAGAGCTCAGAGACTGGCTGGACCAACACAGAAAAAAGCTGGAAGCTCCCAATAATCTGGTCATAAATGTTGATTAA